In Thiofilum sp., the genomic window TTAACTGGTTCCAAATAAAAGCACACGGCATAATGTGTCAAATGAGTGTGAAAGACTAAGTTTAATTATCTTAATAACATTAGTAATTTACAGGTTTTTGATGGTTTTTAATCAAGAAAGTCTGTTGGTTAATAAATAACAAACTTAGAGGAAATTTATATGAAAATGCTAAAAATATTGACACTATCTAGCTTAGTAACTTTAAGTCTAGCTTCAGTTGCCCAAGCTGCCGTAGTTAGTGGTGTAGAAGGTAGAGTAGTGGTAGAGCGAGCAGGCAAACAGTCGTTAGTAACCAATGGGACTGTGTTGCAGGAAGGTGATCGTATTATTACTACTGGCAATGGCAAAGTTAAAATTCAGTTTGATAGCTGCCCTGCGAGATTTCCTGACAGTAGCCGTGTGTACGGAAGTAGTGAGGCGTTAAACATTTCAGCAGCGAATCCGTGCGGAAACTCTCAAAAAGTACGCCTAAGAACTGAAACAGTGACCGATGGCAGTGGTTTTAATAACCGTCCCGTTAACTTACCTTCCACGGGTAATGTTCCTGTTAGCGGTTTCGGTGGTGCTGCTGGGATTGCTGCGGGTGTTATAGGCGCAGGTTTACTAATTAACGAAATCAATAAGGATGATTGTGTTAGTGGATGCTAAGCCAGTCGTTTAATTAATCATATCTTTAAAAGAATAGTCATCTGCCTCTAGTTGCTTAACAGCAATTAGAGGTTTTTGCTTTTATGCGAGGACTATCTTGCTAGAATAGAGCTAACCCATATCTTGGATAGCATAATGTCCCTACCCACCTATCAAACATTAATGTTGCCATTATTGCGCTTAGCTTCGGATCAACGTGCCCATCGTTTACGGGATGCAGTTAATCAATTAGCCAATGAACTGCAACTAAGCATAAACGAGCGTACTGAGCTATTAGAAAGTGGTTCTCAAACCGTTTTTATGAATCGGGTCAGTTGGGCGCGTACTTATTTAAAGCAAGCGGGGGCTTTGAGTACGCCCGAACGGGGTGCTTTACAAATCACTGATCGCGGTCTAAAGCTGTTAGCTAATCATCCAGAGGGTATTACCCTAGCCTTATTACAACAGTTTCCTGAGTTTCAAGCTTTCAAAGAGCGTAAACGCCCTAAAGATCCCGAACAGCATATCAACTGGGATACAGACCTCATTTTTGATGACACACCGGAAGATATTCTAGCTTCTGCTCATCGAGTGATGAGTGAGAGCTTAGAGCAGGAATTATTAGAAACCGTGAAGCAAGCCTCACCAGCCTTTTTTGAGCGTTTGGTAGTCGATTTATTGGTTAAAATGGGTTACGGCGGTAATCGTTTGGATGCAGGTCAAGCCTTAGGTAAAACGGGCGACGGTGGGATTGATGGGATTATTAATGAGGATAGGTTGGGTTTAGATGTGATTTATATTCAAGCAAAGCGCTGGGAGGGGACAGTGGGGCGACCTGATATTCAACGTTTTGCGGGAGCCTTACAGGGGCAACGGGCTAAGAAGGGTGTGTTTATTACCACGTCTAATTTTTCGCGTGAAGCCAAGGAATATGCGTCTTTAATTGATACACGAATTATTTTAATTGACGGTGTGCGCTTGGCTGAACTGATGGTGGAACATAATATTGGGGTATCTACGGTTGAGACGTATGAAGTGAAAAAGCTAGATAGTGATTATTTTGAGGCAGGCTAGGCTGCGCTATGCTATGCTTTTGCGTTTACTAATTTTGATCAAACTAACCATAACGATAAGGTATTTGAGGTAAATCATGCTTGATCCAAAGCGTCTCAGAAACGATTTAGAGGAGGTTGCGCAGCAATTAGCGCGACGCGGTTTTAAACTCGATGTAGCTCGTATTCAAGAATTAGAATCCCAACGCCGTGAATTACAAAGTGCTACTCAAGAATTACAAAACCAAAGAACTCTACGTTCCAAAGCGATTGGTCAAGCAAAAGCACGCGGTGAGGATATTCAGCCTCTTTTAGCCGAAGTCGATGGCTTAGGTGAGCGTTTAGTGCAATCTGAACAAGCTTTAGCTGCTCTACAAGAGCAAATTCAGACTATAGCCTTGAATATTCCCAATATTTTGGATGCATCAGTACCCGATGGCAAAGACGAAAATGATAATCTCGAAGTACGTCGCTGGGGTTCACCCCGTCCATTTGATTTCACGCCTAAAGATCATGTTGATCTAGGTGCGCCGAATGGTTGGATGGATTTTGATGCAGGCAGTAAGTTAACAGGTTCACGCTTTGTGGTGCTACGGACTGCAATGGCGAAATTACACCGTGCACTCATTCAGTTCATGCTCAATACTCATACTGAGCAGCATGGTTATAATGAGGTTTATGTGCCTTATATGGTCAATGCCGATTCTTTGCGCGGTACAGGGCAATTACCTAAGTTTGAGGAAGACTTATTCAAGCTTAATAATGAGCAAGGCTACTACCTGATTCCGACCGCTGAAGTCCCGGTGACGAATCTAGTGCGTGATGAAATCGTGCCTGAGAGTCAATTGCCTTTAAAGTTTATTTGCCATACTCCTTGTTTTCGTTCAGAGGCGGGTTCTTATGGTAAAGACACGCGGGGTTTAATCAGACAACATCAGTTTGAAAAGGTGGAAATGGTATGGGTGGTAAAACCCGAAGACTCATGGCAAACCTTGGAAACTATGACGGGACACGCGGAGGCGATTTTACAGGCGCTTGAGTTACCGTATCGCGTACTAGCGTTATGTGCGGGCGATACTGGATTTTCCTCTGCAAAAACCTATGACCTAGAAGTATGGTTACCCGGTCAACAGAAATATCGTGAGATTTCTTCTTGCTCCAATATGGTTGATTTCCAAGCACGGCGTATGATGGCGCGTTATCGCCCAGAAGGAGGCAAGCCTGAGTTGGTGCATACCTTAAATGGCTCTGGTTTAGCAGTAGGTCGTACCTTGGTAGCGATTTTAGAAAATTATCAAGAAGCCGATGGTCGTATGCGTATTCCTAGAGTACTCCAGCCTTATATGAATGGTGCTGAGTACCTAGCTTAAATTTCCCTAAACTCGTCTGATTTTTACGCCCTCCCTTGATAAGGGGAGGGTTGGGGTGGGGTTTCACATTAGTTCCAATCCCTTCAAAATCGTAATGCCTAAGCTGGTCGTCAAGATGGAAGCTAATGTAGTTAATGCAATAATATTAGCCGCTAATACTGCATTCCCACCCATCGCTCTTACCATAATATAACTAGCAGCGGCGGTAGGGGCTGAAGTCATTAAAAATAAAATCCCCAAACTCATCCCTTTAAAGCCTAATAATGCGCCGATAGCCGTGATCAGCAAAGGGACTATGACGGCTTTCATTAAAGTAGCTAACAGAGTGTTATGAGACTCCAGACGCAACGCTTTGAAACTTAAGGCTCCGCCAGTACAAAGGAGTGCTAGGGGCAAGGCCATTTTTGCCAAATAATCTCCGGTTTGTACCAATAAGGGTGGTAATTTCCACCCTAAGCCCGACACCATTAACGCGAGTACAATCGCAATAATAAAGGGATTTTTGGCAATACCGGTTAAGGTTTTGCTTAAACCACCCTCACGTTGCAAAGAGCGGCTCAAGGTAATAACGGCTAAGACATTAAAAACAATCGTCACTAATCCTACATATAGGGAAGCCGCAGCTACTCCAGCCGTTCCATAAGCATTTAAACAATAAGCTAGCCCAATAATCCCCATATTAGAACGAAAAGCGCCTTGTACAATCACCCCACGATCCGCAGGTGGCTGAATCCAATAATGAGCTAATACTTCCAACAGGATATAAACCGTAAGCGTGGCTAAGGTCGCATATAAGATTAAAGCTAAATCATGCGCCTGATCGGTAGGTGTTTGCACAATGCTGGTAAACAGTAAAACAGGTAGCGCAACCGTAAAAACAATTTTAGAACCAGATTCGATAAACGCATCTGTTAAGATATTTAACTGCTTTAATAAAACCCCTAAGGTCAAAAGAATAAAAATAGGAGCGGTAATAGAGAGCGCAAATTGCAAATTAGCGAGTAATAAAGTCATAGTAATCAGTTGGTTGTAATAAGCTTAGGTGGTTACAGAAAGCGT contains:
- a CDS encoding restriction endonuclease — its product is MSLPTYQTLMLPLLRLASDQRAHRLRDAVNQLANELQLSINERTELLESGSQTVFMNRVSWARTYLKQAGALSTPERGALQITDRGLKLLANHPEGITLALLQQFPEFQAFKERKRPKDPEQHINWDTDLIFDDTPEDILASAHRVMSESLEQELLETVKQASPAFFERLVVDLLVKMGYGGNRLDAGQALGKTGDGGIDGIINEDRLGLDVIYIQAKRWEGTVGRPDIQRFAGALQGQRAKKGVFITTSNFSREAKEYASLIDTRIILIDGVRLAELMVEHNIGVSTVETYEVKKLDSDYFEAG
- the serS gene encoding serine--tRNA ligase translates to MLDPKRLRNDLEEVAQQLARRGFKLDVARIQELESQRRELQSATQELQNQRTLRSKAIGQAKARGEDIQPLLAEVDGLGERLVQSEQALAALQEQIQTIALNIPNILDASVPDGKDENDNLEVRRWGSPRPFDFTPKDHVDLGAPNGWMDFDAGSKLTGSRFVVLRTAMAKLHRALIQFMLNTHTEQHGYNEVYVPYMVNADSLRGTGQLPKFEEDLFKLNNEQGYYLIPTAEVPVTNLVRDEIVPESQLPLKFICHTPCFRSEAGSYGKDTRGLIRQHQFEKVEMVWVVKPEDSWQTLETMTGHAEAILQALELPYRVLALCAGDTGFSSAKTYDLEVWLPGQQKYREISSCSNMVDFQARRMMARYRPEGGKPELVHTLNGSGLAVGRTLVAILENYQEADGRMRIPRVLQPYMNGAEYLA
- a CDS encoding AEC family transporter translates to MTLLLANLQFALSITAPIFILLTLGVLLKQLNILTDAFIESGSKIVFTVALPVLLFTSIVQTPTDQAHDLALILYATLATLTVYILLEVLAHYWIQPPADRGVIVQGAFRSNMGIIGLAYCLNAYGTAGVAAASLYVGLVTIVFNVLAVITLSRSLQREGGLSKTLTGIAKNPFIIAIVLALMVSGLGWKLPPLLVQTGDYLAKMALPLALLCTGGALSFKALRLESHNTLLATLMKAVIVPLLITAIGALLGFKGMSLGILFLMTSAPTAAASYIMVRAMGGNAVLAANIIALTTLASILTTSLGITILKGLELM